One window from the genome of Dermacentor silvarum isolate Dsil-2018 chromosome 5, BIME_Dsil_1.4, whole genome shotgun sequence encodes:
- the LOC125945791 gene encoding uncharacterized protein LOC125945791: MEEDNPPPPPSEEYEKWAESLLAAREKVTRTLQTSEDVPAVDNHLLHLWEARRGLTRRWKKQKLILKLKIKIAEITQQAEEYAWTLAKNNWLTKCDSLRGGLGAKSTWNLLRCLIEPSKTRGEQQWNLERALHGYAGTDEQLVTALASKYLGTTKDDEPVLHYPGKDNPELDRDFDEEEIQAALLSMRRGTASGHDKITVGLLANMNKKMLSHLTDYINECWRTGKLPLAWKSADVSFIPKPGKEVSINNLRPISLTSCAGKLMEKSVHARLSAYLEENDLMPHTMFGFWERLSTQDVLLQLKMEVIDPPSKRSSRAI; this comes from the exons ATGGAGGAGGACAACCCTCCTCCGCCGCCGTCAG AAGAATATGAGAAGTGGGCTGAATCGCTGCTAGCTGCCAGGGAGAAAGTCACGAGAACGCTGCAGACCTCAGAGGATGTCCCGGCAGTCGACAATCACCTGCTCCACCTTTGGGAGGCCAGGAGAGGCCTCACCAGAAGATGGAAGAAGCAAAAACTAATTCTCAAGCTTAAAATCAAAATCGCTGAAATCACACAACAAGCAGAGGAATACGCGtggaccttggccaagaacaaCTGGCTAACCAAGTGCGACTCACTGAGAGGCGGGCTTGGCGCCAAGTCCACGTGGAACCTCCTGCGATGCCTGATCGAGCCCAGCAAGACGAGGGGAGAGCAACAGTGGAACCTGGAGAGAGCACTCCACGGCTATGCAGGTACGGATGAGCAGCTGGTGACAGCCCTCGCGAGCAAATACCTCGGTACGACCAAAGATGACGAACCTGTGTTACATTATCCAGGCAAGGATAATCCAGAACTCGACAGAGACTTCGATGAAGAAGAAATACAGGCGGCGTTACTAAGCATGAGAAGAGGTACGGCGTCAGGACATGACAAAATCACGGTTGGCTTGCTTGCTAACATGAACAAGAAGATGCTAAGCCACTTGACGGATTACATCAATGAGTGCTGGAGAACTGGCAAACTCCCCCTGGCGTGGAAATCGGCAGACGTCAGCTTTATCCCTAAGCCGGGCAAAGAGGTAAGCATTAACAACCTGCGTCCGATTTCGCTCACTTCATGTGCCGGCAAGCTGATGGAGAAATCAGTGCATGCCAGGCTTTCAGCGTATTTGGAGGAAAACGATTTGATGCCCCACACCATGTTTGGCTTTTGGGAGCGCCTATCCACGCAAGACGTACTGTTGCAGCTCAAGATGGAAGTTATTGACCCACCCAGCAAACGCAGTAGTAGAGCCATTTAG
- the LOC125946060 gene encoding uncharacterized protein LOC125946060 produces the protein MRKCDLNHFDVILRTAYKKALGLSVKTSTERLLQLGVHNTTDELIEAHLLGQYARLAGTKTGRKVLEDLNISCPYHTAARQDIPKEWRSKFATLPLPKKMHPEHHQARRRARAKKMDRIYSKIEGAFFVDAAGPVGGVSTISVVHQGKTVNGLSVRHGEIAELEEVAIATADSDPNSEYIITDSQTAYRNYMRGRIAPLACRILKQSGVFASRKELIWVPGHQGVEGNERAHAAARAFLPRGPSSSLPVEPELPLSLVTYADVLQHLRLSRRKYPGPAKGLDKSEEVHLRRLQTMPFSNPVKLHAIEPQSFSAECKFCGQKADLYHMVWACQANSALETTQQPTWEGWEAALSSSTLEDQQALVKRARAAALANGIPE, from the coding sequence ATGAGGAAGTGCGACTTAAATCATTTCGATGTCATCCTTAGAACAGCATATAAGAAGGCGCTGGGACTGTCGGTAAAAACATCTACGGAGCGCTTGCTGCAgttgggggtgcacaacacaacaGATGAGCTAATTGAGGCCCACCTGTTAGGTCAATATGCCAGATTggcaggaacgaaaacggggcgCAAGGTGCTGGAGGACTTGAACATCAGCTGCCCTTACCACACGGCAGCAAGACAAGACATCCCGAAAGAGTGGAGGAGCAAGTTTGCGACACTGCCACTCCCGAAAAAAATGCACCCTGAACATCATCAAGCAAGGAGGAGAGCGAGAGCCAAGAAGATGGACAGGATCTATTCTAAAATAGagggagccttcttcgtggatgCTGCGGGTCCTGTAGGAGGGGTCTCGACAATATCGGTTGTGCATCAAGGTAAAACGGTCAATGGGCTTTCTGTTCGGCACGGGGAAATTGCAGAGTTGGAAGAGGTGGCGATTGCTACGGCAGATTCGGATCCTAATTCCGAATACATCATTACGGATTCGCAAACTGCTTATAGAAATTACATGCGGGGCAGAATTGCGCCGCTGGCTTGCAGGATTCTGAAACAATCTGGGGTCTTCGCTTCGCGCAAAGAGCTGATTTGGGTGCCAGGTCATCAGGGAGTAGAGGGAAATGAGCGTGcacacgccgccgcccgagctTTCCTCCCCCGGGGTCCCTCCTCCTCTCTCCCCGTAGAACCGGAACTCCCATTGTCATTAGTAACATATGCAGATGTATTACAGCACTTGCGCCTATCGCGAAGAAAATACCCGGGCCCTGCCAAGGGATTAGATAAATCAGAAGAAGTTCATCTACGGAGATTACAAACCATGCCATTTAGCAATCCAGTAAAGCTACATGCTATCGAGCCACAATCCTTTTCAGCCGAATGTAAATTCTGCGGGCAGAAAGCAGATttgtaccatatggtatgggcctgTCAGGCTAATAGTGCCTTAGAAACCACACAACAGCCAACGTGGGAAGGATGGGAGGCAGCCCTGTCCAGCTCAACCCTCGAGGACCAGCAAGCCCTCGTGAAAAGAGCCAGGGCCGCGGCCTTAGCCAACGGAATCCCGGAATAA